taatcaaaccTGTTATAGATGAAGATAAGCCTCAGGTTGATGAAGATATTGAAGTTAAGCATATGAAACGACTGGAGCAACTCAGATCCAGTCGTCCTTTTGGGGCCATTTCTGAGGATGGAAGTGGTTGGGTTTCTGTATCGCAGAATTCTAAAAATTTGGAGATAGAAAACCAGAATTCTGATGTTTATCATCCTCCCAAAAGACGGCCTCGAAATGACACTCCATCACCTAAACCTAATCAAGAGCCTGTCAGTGTGTCAGATGTCGATTTATCTCCACCTCGGCATCCCCGCAAGCATTTCCATAGTGCTTCTCCAGAAGCCAAAAAAACGCATGTCTCAAGGGGCCAGAGAGCCCGTTATGATTCACCTTCACATGATCCCTATAATGAAGCTTCAGATCCCAATAAAGTAGTTTCAGACCTGTCCCCACCTCGTAGGCAAAGGGATAAGTTTAAGTCATCTCCTGAGCCTAGAAGAAAGTCTTCACATACTGGGGACATGGATTCAGATGTTTCTCCTCCTCGTCGTGCTCCTCGTGGCTCTGGATATCGAGATGACTCCCATGCTTCTTCAGCGACAGATCTTTCGCTTCCAAGAAAGGTCAAGAATGGTAAAACAGATTTCATGCATATCTCTACTAGTAAGTCAATATTCAAAACGGGTGATGACACTGTAAATTTAGCTTCTTCAGTTTCTGATCTTTCTCCCCCAAGAAAGAGACGTAAAGAATCGCCTCTTTTGATTGATCGTGCAAAGACTGGTTTAGTGTCTGGTGTGGATATTAAAGAAGAAATTGATAGAAAGAAAAAGGAAGATTTGCTAAGGTAACTATTATGTTTTCATTAATATTTGTCCGCGATTCTCTCTCGACTGCTCAAACATCTGTCTTTTCCCCATGGAATATTTGTTTGGTCTGATTTTGACCCCCCTGAAGTATGATACTGAACTTTCTTGAACTTCAACtacattcaaatatttttctgaGTTAGTAGAGTTAGTAGAGCTTCAAGCATATATTCATATTTAAGTCTCAGGACTTGGTTTAAGAAATGATGTTATGTTGGAATAGAATATGGGGATAGCATGTTATAAATGGGTTTTGTCTTGTTTAGATGATGGCTATTTGCTGCATTTTATGATATAGCTAAGTTTATGGATAGATGGAGGACATAGAGAAAGCACTCTGCAGGAgttttaaccaaaaaaattacTTGTATGAGTTGTATCACATAGAGAGA
This window of the Primulina huaijiensis isolate GDHJ02 chromosome 3, ASM1229523v2, whole genome shotgun sequence genome carries:
- the LOC140973339 gene encoding uncharacterized protein isoform X1, whose protein sequence is MVDMSSKSTSLKDYLKKYTSNDDAEKKKKKKIKKGKPVSEGVLIVDEDPTWQRPVKLNEEEDSADEDKPQVDEDIEVKHMKRLEQLRSSRPFGAISEDGSGWVSVSQNSKNLEIENQNSDVYHPPKRRPRNDTPSPKPNQEPVSVSDVDLSPPRHPRKHFHSASPEAKKTHVSRGQRARYDSPSHDPYNEASDPNKVVSDLSPPRRQRDKFKSSPEPRRKSSHTGDMDSDVSPPRRAPRGSGYRDDSHASSATDLSLPRKVKNGKTDFMHISTSKSIFKTGDDTVNLASSVSDLSPPRKRRKESPLLIDRAKTGLVSGVDIKEEIDRKKKEDLLRFKEMDPSVSGRNAEAVYRNKSTGERMSKEEFLKSQNDKKKKEEKPKEIKLEWGKGLAQKREAEAKLEEFKSEKDKPFARSRDDADLDRMLKERVRWGDPMAHLVTRKHSLPVLPDLGESEKMKESGFIIPQEIPSHSWIKRRLEAAPNRYGIKPGRHWDGVDRSNGYEKEMFKRTNEKRATEMEAYMWSVSEM
- the LOC140973339 gene encoding uncharacterized protein isoform X4, encoding MVDMSSKSTSLKDYLKKYTSNDDAEKKKKKKIKKGKPVSEGVLIVDEDPTWQRPVKLNEEEDSADEDKPQVDEDIEVKHMKRLEQLRSSRPFGAISEDGSGWVSVSQNSKNLEIENQNSDVYHPPKRRPRNDTPSPKPNQEPVSVSDVDLSPPRHPRKHFHSASPEAKKTHVSRGQRARYDSPSHDPYNEASDPNKVVSDLSPPRRQRDKFKSSPEPRRKSSHTGDMDSDVSPPRRAPRGSGYRDDSHASSATDLSLPRKVKNGKTDFMHISTSKSIFKTGDDTVNLASSVSDLSPPRKRRKESPLLIDRAKTGLVSGVDIKEEIDRKKKEDLLRFKEMDPSVSGRNAEAVYRNKSTGERMSKEEFLKSQNDKKKKEEKPKEIKLEWGKGLAQKREAEAKLEEFKSEKDKPFARSSHVQMRCGNMKS